The Candidatus Bathyarchaeum sp. genome includes the window TGCAGTTTGAAAATTTCCAAACAATCAGCAGTTTTACTGATTATCTCTTTTGATTCCTGCAAGGTTGCTTTGTCTGTTTCGTCAAGATCGCGTGGTTCAGGGATTGTAGCGTCAAAGCGTTTGTTTAAGAAAGTTAAGGTTCGGTTAACAAAGTTACCGAAGGTGTCATTGAGGTCGCAGTTGACTTTTTCGATAAGGGTGGTCCATGAAAAGTTTGTGTCTTTTACTTCGGGGCGGATAGAGAGCATAGAATATCTCCAATAATCTGCAGGAAACAGCTCCAGTGCTTCATCAATCCAAACTCCTATTCTTCGGCTTTTAGAGAAAGCTTGACCATCAAACATCAAAAACTCCGTGGATTGAACCGTCCAAGGCAAATTGTATGGCTCGTGAGTAGCCAAAAGTAAAGCCGGTAAAATGACTGTGTGAAATGGGATGTTGTCTTTTCCGATGAAGTAAACTGATTTGGTTTGTTTGTCAAACCAGTATTCTTTCCATTTTTCTTCCGCGCCCAGATTCTTGAAATACTGAATAGTTGCAGAAACATAACCTAAAACCGCTTCAACCCAAACATAAATCGTTTTGCCCTCCGAACCTGGAAAAGGTGCAGGAATACCCCATTTGTTATCCCGGGTAACGGGTCGAGGTTTAAGTCCACCTTTCAAAAAATTCAAAGTAAAGTTACGAGCGTTATCGGGCAAGTTTTCATTGCCTTCAATGTATTCTTCAAGTTTGCCGCTTAGTTTGGGCAAATCAAAATACCAATGCTTTCGTTTTTCCACAACTGGTGTTTCGTTGCAGATTGCACAACGAGGCTCCAACAAGTTAGTGGGCTCAAGAAGAGTGCTACACGCATCACACTGGTCGCCTCGGGCGCCGGTGTCTTTGCAATGGGGGCAGGTTCCTTCCACAAAACGGTCCGGCAAGAACCGATCACATTTTGGGCAGTATAGTTGCTCGGTTTCTTGGGTGAAAATGTATCCGTTCTCGTAGATTTTTAACAAAAAATCATGTACAAACTGTTTATGAACCGGATTTTCTGTGCGGGTGTAATTGCTAAAATCTATTCCCCATCGCTTGAACAAATCGGAAACTTGGGCATGGTTTTTGTCCGTTAACTGTTTCGGAGGAATGTTTTGGCGCACTGCTTCAATTTCAATTGGGGTTCCGTGTTCGTCTGAACCGGTTACGTAAACGACTTCGTCTCCTTTGAGTCGGTAATATCGGGCAGCAACGTCGGCAGAAAGAATCGAACTTACAATGTTTCCTAGGTGGGGAACATAATTGATATACGGCCACGCAGAAGTAACTAAAACCTTAGCCAAACAACACACTTCCAACTGTTTCTTAAGCTCATCAGTTCCTAGGGAGATAATGTACTTAAAGACAACGGAAACAAAACATGCTGGCATCAAAAATTTTCAATTATTTGTTTCTTTATTTGGTTTTGCAGAAAAATTGTTATTTCCTTTTTGTAAAACTTTTCAAGTGTAGAACATCTTAGTTCCAGAAGGAAACAAAAATGAGTGCCAGCCCCAAAAACCAAAAAATCAAACCTTTGGTCGTTTTTGATGTCGAAGGCATCATAATACCAAAAAACCGTTTTTTGGTCTTTGAGATGTCCCGCAAAACAGGTTTTTTTTCTTTCATCAAAATCGTTCTCCTTGGTGTGCTTTACGAAAGCAGATTGGTATCCCTTGAGCTTGCTTTAAAGAAAATATATCAAATATTCAAGGGAACTCCAGAAAAAGAAGTTTTAGAACTGACCAAAACCATTCCCTTTATGCCTGGAACTGAGAAAGTTTTCAAAAAACTGAAAACTGAAGGTTACACAACCGCTTTAATCAGTTCGGGTCTTCCAACTAAAGTAGTACAAGAATTGGCTACGACCCTTCAAGTGAAATATGCTTATGGAATTAACGTTGAAGTCAAGGACGGACTTTTGACCGGAAACATAGAAAACAGTCTAACCAAAGAAGGCGCAAAAGCTGTTGTTCTAAAAAAAATCCTAGAAACAGAAAAACGAACCCCCAAAGATTGCATCATTGTCGCAGACGATCGCAACAATCTTCCCATGTTCCCGTTATCAACATTGCATATTGGGTACAACCCTGATTTTTCCCTAACTGCAAAATCGGATTTTATTACAAGGGGTGCATTAACAGAAATTTTGCCCCCAATCCTTGGAGAAAAACAATCAACTCCCAAAAATAAAAAAACACAACCCAAAGGTCCACGAGAACTAATTCACATCGGCAGTTTCTTACTGACTTTTATATCCATGCATTTTCTTGACAGTTTTGTGCTGGCAACATTGATAATTATTGTCACACTTTTGTACACCTTGTCCGAAATTGCCCGAATTCGGGGAATTAACCTTCCTGTTCTTTCATTCATAACTTGGAAAGCCGCAAACAAAACCGAACTTTATGAGTTTGCCACTTCACCGATATTTTTTGCCCTTGGAATTGCAGTTTCTCTTTTGGTGTTTCCTGAACCCATAAGCTACGCATCAATCGCAGTGCTCACATTGGGGGATGGAGGAGCCCACCTGTTTGGAATGAAGTTTGGAAAACATCCGTTACCTACTAACAAAGGAAAAAGCATAGAAGGCACAATCGCTGGGTTTGTTTGTGCGTTTTTGGGTGCCTTGTTTTTTGTGAATCCTTTAATGGCTTTAGTTGCCGCCGCTGTGGGTATGTTAATTGAGGGGCTTCCAAACCCTT containing:
- the metG gene encoding methionine--tRNA ligase, whose protein sequence is MAKVLVTSAWPYINYVPHLGNIVSSILSADVAARYYRLKGDEVVYVTGSDEHGTPIEIEAVRQNIPPKQLTDKNHAQVSDLFKRWGIDFSNYTRTENPVHKQFVHDFLLKIYENGYIFTQETEQLYCPKCDRFLPDRFVEGTCPHCKDTGARGDQCDACSTLLEPTNLLEPRCAICNETPVVEKRKHWYFDLPKLSGKLEEYIEGNENLPDNARNFTLNFLKGGLKPRPVTRDNKWGIPAPFPGSEGKTIYVWVEAVLGYVSATIQYFKNLGAEEKWKEYWFDKQTKSVYFIGKDNIPFHTVILPALLLATHEPYNLPWTVQSTEFLMFDGQAFSKSRRIGVWIDEALELFPADYWRYSMLSIRPEVKDTNFSWTTLIEKVNCDLNDTFGNFVNRTLTFLNKRFDATIPEPRDLDETDKATLQESKEIISKTADCLEIFKLQEALRHAISLAHLGNRYFNDKEPWKTIKTEPQQACNTMYVAAQIVKHLAVIMAPFTPFTSEKLWQLLNLDGSVHEQNWTQTEQELPAGHKINKPTLLFNKIEENEEQLQAKVEQVRAELKSKVN
- a CDS encoding HAD-IB family phosphatase → MSASPKNQKIKPLVVFDVEGIIIPKNRFLVFEMSRKTGFFSFIKIVLLGVLYESRLVSLELALKKIYQIFKGTPEKEVLELTKTIPFMPGTEKVFKKLKTEGYTTALISSGLPTKVVQELATTLQVKYAYGINVEVKDGLLTGNIENSLTKEGAKAVVLKKILETEKRTPKDCIIVADDRNNLPMFPLSTLHIGYNPDFSLTAKSDFITRGALTEILPPILGEKQSTPKNKKTQPKGPRELIHIGSFLLTFISMHFLDSFVLATLIIIVTLLYTLSEIARIRGINLPVLSFITWKAANKTELYEFATSPIFFALGIAVSLLVFPEPISYASIAVLTLGDGGAHLFGMKFGKHPLPTNKGKSIEGTIAGFVCAFLGALFFVNPLMALVAAAVGMLIEGLPNPLNDNLLLPLVSGLVLVLIM